One genomic window of Solea solea chromosome 12, fSolSol10.1, whole genome shotgun sequence includes the following:
- the hbp1 gene encoding HMG box-containing protein 1, producing the protein MDESFDPLKCHEDLPSSPGCHMDYDDMPELQEVEEDQRSPGIFQVGAEVSHQELSCSPSTNWLTELANIATSLQSPLLKDTSLKRSSPVHIFGNSNSLHSYARPPLASSAPNPSRGHLRERRRVRASSESESGVFSMSSSFSDDEDMAWSHSWPSTAWHCFLKGTRLRFHRGPNVEWQEADELRDSDDDSDDETMMPSALSLKRYGSQGLKLVSHEETVSFGQAVLKLTFDPGSPEGRHVTAECRLDHPFFVKNKGWSSFYPSLTVVHHGIPCYEMQLGDVCLPPNHPDAINCDDSVVFDTFRSYDFTPLDSSAVYVLSSMARQRRTSLSSGGAVSPDCDKLERSSSPQSSISKSNRSHTSGTTSGSTPTKCKRPMNAFMLFAKKYRVEYTQMYPGKDNRAISVILGDKWKKMKSEERRIYTMEAKALAEEQKRLNPDCWKRKRTNSGSQQT; encoded by the exons ATGGATGAATCCTTTGATCCACTCAAGTGTCACGAAGACCTGCCTTCCTCACCCGGGTGCCACATGGATTATG acGATATGCCAGAGCTGCAGGAGGTGGAAGAAGACCAGAGGTCTCCGGGGATATTTCAGGTTGGTGCCGAAGTGTCTCACCAGGAGCTCAGTTGCTCCCCCAGCACCAACTGGCTCACTGAACTGGCCAACATTGCCACCAGTCTTCAGAGCCCTTTGCTGAAGGACACTTCACTCAAGAG ATCATCTCCAGTCCACATCTTTGGCAACAGTAATAGTTTACATTCCTACGCCCGTCCCCCATTAGCCAGCAGCGCACCCAACCCGTCCAGAGGCCACCTCAGGGAGCGCAGGCGTGTCAGG GCCAGCAGTGAATCGGAGTCAGGAGTTTTCTCAATGTCCTCATCTTTTTCTGATGATGAAGACATGGCCTGGTCTCACTCGTGGCCCTCCACGGCCTGGCATTGCTTTCTGAAAG GAACTCGCCTGCGCTTCCATCGTGGTCCTAATGTTGAGTGGCAGGAAGCGGATGAACTCCGGGATTCAGATGATGACTCAGATGATGAAACCATGATGCCATCTGCCTTATCTCTCAAG AGATATGGTTCACAGGGGCTGAAGTTGGTCAGCCATGAAGAGACTGTATCTTTTGGCCAGGCAGTTCTTaaactgacctttgaccctggcTCACCTGAAGGCCGTCATGTAACAGCTGAATGCCGTCTAGATCACCcattttttgttaaaaataaag GATGGTCTTCCTTTTATCCAAGCCTTACTGTGGTGCACCATGGGATCCCTTGCTATGAAATGCAGCTTGGTGATGTGTGTCTGCCACCAAACCATCCTGATGCCATTAACTGTGATGACTCAGTCGTCTTTGACACTTTCAGAAG TTACGACTTCACACCACTAGATTCATCAGCAGTGTATGTTCTCAGCAGCATGGCTCGTCAGCGCAGAACCTCCCTGTCCAGCGGTGGTGCTGTCAGTCCAGACTGTGACAAACTCGAGCGCTCCAGCTCCCCACAATCCTCAATTAGTAAATCAAATAGAAGCCACACCTCAGGGACAACCAGTGGTTCCACGCCAACAAAATGCAAGCGGCCAATGAATGCCTTCATGCTCTTTGCCAAGAAGTACAGAGTGGAGTACACACAGATGTATCCTGGGAAGGATAACAG AGCCATTAGTGTCATCCTGGGTGACAAgtggaagaagatgaagagcGAGGAGAGGAGGATATACACCATGGAGGCCAAAGCTTTGGCTGAGGAACAGAAAAGACTCAATCCAGACTGCTGGAAACGCAAGAGAACCAACTCG GGTTCCCAGCAGACTTAA